From Asterias rubens chromosome 6, eAstRub1.3, whole genome shotgun sequence, one genomic window encodes:
- the LOC117291111 gene encoding uncharacterized protein LOC117291111 isoform X3: protein MMFVHFVAVSHICSDPIECGIPRLRGKVVGGKTTEVGQAPWMALLWNKKENKHFCGGVLLSKRWVLTAAHCFVRFDYDIKEYMEVRLGEYDIFQEEGSERILQVEQIIVHPEYDKDTFDSDITLLKLRQPVTYTDFIVPICLPSEIRAMNLLRAHTRGYITGWGRTAEITHTTTRYLRRVRLLVMDQQTCNTRHRDIITNRMFCAVSDERPMVRDSCFGDSGSPFAVRDNKRWYLVGLVSWGIGCARHRIPGVYTRVHRFTQWINNLIGDDTDTCAGLQERLSEMTSQLSTQDREIKRLKELLKEKNAQHNETSTTNSSQSPDLEDTSDLLTPDPTRPPLNSRQSTPPHELRNPCIQGSCEHVGGYHVSAVCEDDFCSCESPYYSRATCLPRYGSCVIKHDAPTAIAMPSFQDEPQMTYSCLADDNSLCRVHVLAVYEGNRHTIPPTAGDMEVMVEGQRSADERRGVVLVLVSFEPVNWNVHLVGQSMIERVILISLHNSTVAIKTQDNNTQSDITIVSLTGPRGYGNDSGVAGDTAGMLGIINQTVGPVTSFTGTYRAERWILNVDASSDLTDTS, encoded by the exons ATGATGTTCGTCCACTTCGTAGCTGTGAGTCACATTTGTTCAG ATCCCATCGAGTGTGGAATTCCTCGCCTCAGGGGGAAAGTTGTCGGTGGGAAAACAACCGAAGTGGGCCAGGCACCGTGGATGGCCTTACTGTGGAACAAGAAAGAGAACAAGCATTTCTGTGGAGGGGTGTTACTTAGCAAGCGTTGGGTGCTTACCGCTGCCCATTGTTTCGTAAGATTTGATTACGATATCAAGGAATATATGGAAGTTCGTCTTGGAGAATATGACATCTTCCAG GAAGAAGGATCTGAGAGAATCCTTCAAGTGGAGCAGATTATTGTTCATCCAGAATATGATAAGGACACGTTTGACTCAGACATTACCCTCTTGAAACTCAGACAGCCTGTCACCTACACCGATTTCATCGTCCCTA tttGTCTACCCAGTGAGATTAGGGCGATGAATCTACTCCGAGCTCACACTAGAGGCTACATCACAGGGTGGGGACGCACTGCAGAGATCACTCATACTACTACCAGATATCTTAGAAGG GTGAGGCTGTTAGTGATGGACCAGCAGACGTGTAACACCCGACATCGGGACATCATTACTAACAGGATGTTCTGCGCTGTCTCAGACGAGAGGCCAATGGTAAGGGATTCCTGTTTCGGAGACAGTGGAAGCCCCTTCGCTGTCAGG gACAACAAGCGTTGGTATTTGGTTGGTCTCGTGAGTTGGGGTATTGGATGCGCTAGACATCGCATACCAGGTGTTTATACCAGAGTACATCGCTTCACACAATGGATTAACAACCTCATTGGAGATGACACAGATACATGCGCAG GTCTTCAAGAGAGATTGTCCGAGATGACGAGTCAGCTCTCAACACAAGATCGTGAAATTAAACGTCTCAAGGAACtactcaaagaaaaaaatgctcagCACAATG AGACTTCTACAACGAATTCATCTCAGTCTCCTGACCTTGAGGATACCAGTGACCTCTTGACCCCCGACCCGACACGACCTCCGCTAAACTCCCGTCAGAGTACACCTCCCCATGAACTCCGTAATCCTTGCATACAGGGGTCGTGTGAGCATGTCGGTGGATACCACGTGAGTGCCGTTTGTGAGGATGACTTCTGCTCTTGTGAATCGCCTTACTATTCCAGAGCAACTTGCCTGC CTCGATACGGATCATGCGTAATTAAACACGATGCTCCAACAGCGATCGCAATGCCTTCCTTCCAAGATGAACCTCAAATGACTTATAGCTGTCTGGCCGATGATAACAGTCTATGCCGCGTTCACGTCCTAGCCGTGTATGAGGGAAACCGTCACACCATTCCCCCTACGGCTGGCGACATGGAAGTCATGGTGGAAGGTCAAAGGTCGGCGGATGAGAGAAGAGGGGTTGTGCTTGTATTGGTGTCATTTGAACCGGTCAACTGGAACGTCCATCTGGTTGGACAATCCATGATAGAGAGAGTCATTCTG ATCTCTTTACACAACTCCACGGTTGCCATCAAAACCCAAGACAACAACACCCAGTCCGATATCACCATAGTTTCCTTAACTGGTCCCCGTGGCTATGGCAATGATAGCGGTGTAGCTGGTGACACTGCAGGCATGCTAGGCATCATCAATCAAACGGTTGGCCCAGTGACCTCTTTCACTGGTACCTATCGAGCTGAGCGATGGATCCTGAATGTTGATGCATCTAGTGATCTGACGGATACCAGTTAG
- the LOC117291111 gene encoding uncharacterized protein LOC117291111 isoform X2 translates to MLRTEMLCHQIYNLMFLVTLLGQVCHSLQVEGDFFTEIYENVTVSAEEDVFLECLIFNPTFIDWQKDGKAIEVSNAYAEKRVYIMKGEGLLILNADYNDRGQYLCFGVQKSTNMMVQKTINLDVAPSSDDVRPLRSYPIECGIPRLRGKVVGGKTTEVGQAPWMALLWNKKENKHFCGGVLLSKRWVLTAAHCFVRFDYDIKEYMEVRLGEYDIFQEEGSERILQVEQIIVHPEYDKDTFDSDITLLKLRQPVTYTDFIVPICLPSEIRAMNLLRAHTRGYITGWGRTAEITHTTTRYLRRVRLLVMDQQTCNTRHRDIITNRMFCAVSDERPMDNKRWYLVGLVSWGIGCARHRIPGVYTRVHRFTQWINNLIGDDTDTCAGLQERLSEMTSQLSTQDREIKRLKELLKEKNAQHNETSTTNSSQSPDLEDTSDLLTPDPTRPPLNSRQSTPPHELRNPCIQGSCEHVGGYHVSAVCEDDFCSCESPYYSRATCLPRYGSCVIKHDAPTAIAMPSFQDEPQMTYSCLADDNSLCRVHVLAVYEGNRHTIPPTAGDMEVMVEGQRSADERRGVVLVLVSFEPVNWNVHLVGQSMIERVILISLHNSTVAIKTQDNNTQSDITIVSLTGPRGYGNDSGVAGDTAGMLGIINQTVGPVTSFTGTYRAERWILNVDASSDLTDTS, encoded by the exons ATGTTGAGGACGGAGATGTTGTGTCATCAAATTTATAATTTGATGTTTCTGGTGACATTGCTGGGTCAAGTTTGCCATTCACTTCAAGTTGAAGGCGATTTTTTTACAG AGATCTACGAAAATGTGACAGTCTCGGCAGAGGAAGATGTCTTTCTAGAGTGTCTCATCTTCAACCCTACCTTCATAGATTGGCAGAAAGATGGAAAAGCCATTGAAGTATCAAACGCCTACGCAGAGAAGCGTGTTTACATCATGAAGGGGGAGGGGCTTCTTATTCTAAATGCTGATTACAACGACAGGGGCCAGTATTTGTGCTTTGGCGTccaaaaaagtacaaacatGATGGTTCAGAAGACGATCAACTTGGATGTGGCGCCCTCTAGTGATGATGTTCGTCCACTTCGTAGCT ATCCCATCGAGTGTGGAATTCCTCGCCTCAGGGGGAAAGTTGTCGGTGGGAAAACAACCGAAGTGGGCCAGGCACCGTGGATGGCCTTACTGTGGAACAAGAAAGAGAACAAGCATTTCTGTGGAGGGGTGTTACTTAGCAAGCGTTGGGTGCTTACCGCTGCCCATTGTTTCGTAAGATTTGATTACGATATCAAGGAATATATGGAAGTTCGTCTTGGAGAATATGACATCTTCCAG GAAGAAGGATCTGAGAGAATCCTTCAAGTGGAGCAGATTATTGTTCATCCAGAATATGATAAGGACACGTTTGACTCAGACATTACCCTCTTGAAACTCAGACAGCCTGTCACCTACACCGATTTCATCGTCCCTA tttGTCTACCCAGTGAGATTAGGGCGATGAATCTACTCCGAGCTCACACTAGAGGCTACATCACAGGGTGGGGACGCACTGCAGAGATCACTCATACTACTACCAGATATCTTAGAAGG GTGAGGCTGTTAGTGATGGACCAGCAGACGTGTAACACCCGACATCGGGACATCATTACTAACAGGATGTTCTGCGCTGTCTCAGACGAGAGGCCAATG gACAACAAGCGTTGGTATTTGGTTGGTCTCGTGAGTTGGGGTATTGGATGCGCTAGACATCGCATACCAGGTGTTTATACCAGAGTACATCGCTTCACACAATGGATTAACAACCTCATTGGAGATGACACAGATACATGCGCAG GTCTTCAAGAGAGATTGTCCGAGATGACGAGTCAGCTCTCAACACAAGATCGTGAAATTAAACGTCTCAAGGAACtactcaaagaaaaaaatgctcagCACAATG AGACTTCTACAACGAATTCATCTCAGTCTCCTGACCTTGAGGATACCAGTGACCTCTTGACCCCCGACCCGACACGACCTCCGCTAAACTCCCGTCAGAGTACACCTCCCCATGAACTCCGTAATCCTTGCATACAGGGGTCGTGTGAGCATGTCGGTGGATACCACGTGAGTGCCGTTTGTGAGGATGACTTCTGCTCTTGTGAATCGCCTTACTATTCCAGAGCAACTTGCCTGC CTCGATACGGATCATGCGTAATTAAACACGATGCTCCAACAGCGATCGCAATGCCTTCCTTCCAAGATGAACCTCAAATGACTTATAGCTGTCTGGCCGATGATAACAGTCTATGCCGCGTTCACGTCCTAGCCGTGTATGAGGGAAACCGTCACACCATTCCCCCTACGGCTGGCGACATGGAAGTCATGGTGGAAGGTCAAAGGTCGGCGGATGAGAGAAGAGGGGTTGTGCTTGTATTGGTGTCATTTGAACCGGTCAACTGGAACGTCCATCTGGTTGGACAATCCATGATAGAGAGAGTCATTCTG ATCTCTTTACACAACTCCACGGTTGCCATCAAAACCCAAGACAACAACACCCAGTCCGATATCACCATAGTTTCCTTAACTGGTCCCCGTGGCTATGGCAATGATAGCGGTGTAGCTGGTGACACTGCAGGCATGCTAGGCATCATCAATCAAACGGTTGGCCCAGTGACCTCTTTCACTGGTACCTATCGAGCTGAGCGATGGATCCTGAATGTTGATGCATCTAGTGATCTGACGGATACCAGTTAG
- the LOC117291111 gene encoding uncharacterized protein LOC117291111 isoform X1 translates to MLRTEMLCHQIYNLMFLVTLLGQVCHSLQVEGDFFTEIYENVTVSAEEDVFLECLIFNPTFIDWQKDGKAIEVSNAYAEKRVYIMKGEGLLILNADYNDRGQYLCFGVQKSTNMMVQKTINLDVAPSSDDVRPLRSYPIECGIPRLRGKVVGGKTTEVGQAPWMALLWNKKENKHFCGGVLLSKRWVLTAAHCFVRFDYDIKEYMEVRLGEYDIFQEEGSERILQVEQIIVHPEYDKDTFDSDITLLKLRQPVTYTDFIVPICLPSEIRAMNLLRAHTRGYITGWGRTAEITHTTTRYLRRVRLLVMDQQTCNTRHRDIITNRMFCAVSDERPMVRDSCFGDSGSPFAVRDNKRWYLVGLVSWGIGCARHRIPGVYTRVHRFTQWINNLIGDDTDTCAGLQERLSEMTSQLSTQDREIKRLKELLKEKNAQHNETSTTNSSQSPDLEDTSDLLTPDPTRPPLNSRQSTPPHELRNPCIQGSCEHVGGYHVSAVCEDDFCSCESPYYSRATCLPRYGSCVIKHDAPTAIAMPSFQDEPQMTYSCLADDNSLCRVHVLAVYEGNRHTIPPTAGDMEVMVEGQRSADERRGVVLVLVSFEPVNWNVHLVGQSMIERVILISLHNSTVAIKTQDNNTQSDITIVSLTGPRGYGNDSGVAGDTAGMLGIINQTVGPVTSFTGTYRAERWILNVDASSDLTDTS, encoded by the exons ATGTTGAGGACGGAGATGTTGTGTCATCAAATTTATAATTTGATGTTTCTGGTGACATTGCTGGGTCAAGTTTGCCATTCACTTCAAGTTGAAGGCGATTTTTTTACAG AGATCTACGAAAATGTGACAGTCTCGGCAGAGGAAGATGTCTTTCTAGAGTGTCTCATCTTCAACCCTACCTTCATAGATTGGCAGAAAGATGGAAAAGCCATTGAAGTATCAAACGCCTACGCAGAGAAGCGTGTTTACATCATGAAGGGGGAGGGGCTTCTTATTCTAAATGCTGATTACAACGACAGGGGCCAGTATTTGTGCTTTGGCGTccaaaaaagtacaaacatGATGGTTCAGAAGACGATCAACTTGGATGTGGCGCCCTCTAGTGATGATGTTCGTCCACTTCGTAGCT ATCCCATCGAGTGTGGAATTCCTCGCCTCAGGGGGAAAGTTGTCGGTGGGAAAACAACCGAAGTGGGCCAGGCACCGTGGATGGCCTTACTGTGGAACAAGAAAGAGAACAAGCATTTCTGTGGAGGGGTGTTACTTAGCAAGCGTTGGGTGCTTACCGCTGCCCATTGTTTCGTAAGATTTGATTACGATATCAAGGAATATATGGAAGTTCGTCTTGGAGAATATGACATCTTCCAG GAAGAAGGATCTGAGAGAATCCTTCAAGTGGAGCAGATTATTGTTCATCCAGAATATGATAAGGACACGTTTGACTCAGACATTACCCTCTTGAAACTCAGACAGCCTGTCACCTACACCGATTTCATCGTCCCTA tttGTCTACCCAGTGAGATTAGGGCGATGAATCTACTCCGAGCTCACACTAGAGGCTACATCACAGGGTGGGGACGCACTGCAGAGATCACTCATACTACTACCAGATATCTTAGAAGG GTGAGGCTGTTAGTGATGGACCAGCAGACGTGTAACACCCGACATCGGGACATCATTACTAACAGGATGTTCTGCGCTGTCTCAGACGAGAGGCCAATGGTAAGGGATTCCTGTTTCGGAGACAGTGGAAGCCCCTTCGCTGTCAGG gACAACAAGCGTTGGTATTTGGTTGGTCTCGTGAGTTGGGGTATTGGATGCGCTAGACATCGCATACCAGGTGTTTATACCAGAGTACATCGCTTCACACAATGGATTAACAACCTCATTGGAGATGACACAGATACATGCGCAG GTCTTCAAGAGAGATTGTCCGAGATGACGAGTCAGCTCTCAACACAAGATCGTGAAATTAAACGTCTCAAGGAACtactcaaagaaaaaaatgctcagCACAATG AGACTTCTACAACGAATTCATCTCAGTCTCCTGACCTTGAGGATACCAGTGACCTCTTGACCCCCGACCCGACACGACCTCCGCTAAACTCCCGTCAGAGTACACCTCCCCATGAACTCCGTAATCCTTGCATACAGGGGTCGTGTGAGCATGTCGGTGGATACCACGTGAGTGCCGTTTGTGAGGATGACTTCTGCTCTTGTGAATCGCCTTACTATTCCAGAGCAACTTGCCTGC CTCGATACGGATCATGCGTAATTAAACACGATGCTCCAACAGCGATCGCAATGCCTTCCTTCCAAGATGAACCTCAAATGACTTATAGCTGTCTGGCCGATGATAACAGTCTATGCCGCGTTCACGTCCTAGCCGTGTATGAGGGAAACCGTCACACCATTCCCCCTACGGCTGGCGACATGGAAGTCATGGTGGAAGGTCAAAGGTCGGCGGATGAGAGAAGAGGGGTTGTGCTTGTATTGGTGTCATTTGAACCGGTCAACTGGAACGTCCATCTGGTTGGACAATCCATGATAGAGAGAGTCATTCTG ATCTCTTTACACAACTCCACGGTTGCCATCAAAACCCAAGACAACAACACCCAGTCCGATATCACCATAGTTTCCTTAACTGGTCCCCGTGGCTATGGCAATGATAGCGGTGTAGCTGGTGACACTGCAGGCATGCTAGGCATCATCAATCAAACGGTTGGCCCAGTGACCTCTTTCACTGGTACCTATCGAGCTGAGCGATGGATCCTGAATGTTGATGCATCTAGTGATCTGACGGATACCAGTTAG